The Rhizobium etli 8C-3 genome has a segment encoding these proteins:
- a CDS encoding ABC transporter ATP-binding protein — translation MTLLDIKDLSVFYGKTQALFDCSFSIGEGEFVALLGSNGAGKTTLLRAVSGLLPFKGSVSYAGKALDKISAQKRLALGVAHIPQGRGTFTEFTVEENLSLGATIVASRSQVRQDKERWYETFPRLRERRSQLAGNLSGGEQQMLAVARALMSRPKLLMCDEPSLGLAPSITQEILAIFKSLNKETGMTLLVVEQNVDVTLQYADRAFVIEAGQIVASGAASELIGNEDIKKSYLGVA, via the coding sequence ATGACCCTTCTGGATATAAAAGACCTGTCCGTTTTCTACGGCAAAACACAGGCACTGTTTGACTGTTCGTTCTCGATTGGTGAAGGCGAATTCGTTGCCTTGCTCGGTTCCAACGGCGCCGGAAAGACGACGCTTCTGCGCGCGGTCTCGGGTCTGCTGCCGTTCAAGGGCTCGGTTTCCTACGCCGGAAAAGCGCTCGACAAGATTTCCGCCCAGAAGCGTCTTGCGCTCGGCGTCGCGCACATACCGCAAGGTCGCGGCACCTTCACAGAGTTTACCGTGGAAGAAAACTTGTCGCTCGGCGCGACGATCGTGGCCAGCCGCTCGCAGGTGAGGCAAGACAAGGAGCGCTGGTACGAGACGTTCCCCAGATTGCGGGAACGGCGCAGTCAGCTCGCCGGAAACTTGAGCGGCGGCGAACAGCAGATGCTCGCCGTGGCCCGTGCGCTGATGTCGAGGCCAAAACTGCTGATGTGCGACGAGCCATCTCTCGGATTGGCTCCGTCGATCACCCAGGAAATCCTGGCGATCTTCAAGTCCTTGAACAAGGAGACCGGCATGACGCTGCTCGTGGTCGAACAAAACGTTGACGTCACCCTTCAATACGCCGACAGGGCCTTCGTCATCGAGGCGGGCCAGATCGTCGCGAGCGGCGCGGCGAGCGAGCTCATCGGCAACGAAGACATCAAGAAATCATATCTGGGAGTCGCCTGA
- a CDS encoding branched-chain amino acid ABC transporter permease, with translation MSFFFQLVVSGLTTGAIYAALALALVLIFRATNVVNFGQGEMATFSAYGAWQLMQWGVPLWLAVVASLASAFAIGIVTFRLIIRPMMDAPVEAVVVITLGILVLFQAASMWIWGAEQLSFPNLFPDGGFSIGEVRVLSSAVGTLTILLTIALAMGFIFRFTKLGLSLRAAAFDRARSVLVGVDVERMLMLGWGLAAVIGALAAILIAPRLFLSPTMMTPILFYGLAAATLGGWDSPLGAIVGGLAVGVAESLGASYLSFIGADMRIAVPIALTLIILLVKPVGLFGSYKVTKL, from the coding sequence ATGAGCTTCTTCTTTCAGCTCGTCGTCAGCGGCTTGACCACGGGTGCTATCTACGCGGCGCTGGCGCTGGCCCTTGTCCTCATTTTCAGGGCGACCAATGTCGTCAATTTTGGCCAAGGCGAGATGGCGACATTTTCGGCCTATGGCGCCTGGCAATTGATGCAGTGGGGCGTGCCGCTCTGGCTCGCAGTTGTCGCGAGCCTCGCATCTGCATTCGCCATCGGGATCGTGACATTCCGCCTGATCATCCGACCTATGATGGATGCTCCCGTGGAAGCGGTGGTCGTCATCACGCTTGGCATCCTCGTCCTGTTTCAGGCCGCCTCTATGTGGATCTGGGGTGCAGAACAGCTCTCGTTTCCAAACCTTTTCCCAGATGGCGGCTTTAGCATCGGCGAGGTCCGCGTGCTGTCCTCTGCTGTCGGGACGCTGACGATCCTCCTGACGATTGCCTTGGCGATGGGCTTTATCTTCCGTTTCACAAAGCTCGGCCTGTCGTTGCGGGCAGCAGCCTTTGATCGTGCACGCAGCGTCCTCGTGGGCGTCGATGTCGAACGAATGCTGATGCTGGGCTGGGGCTTGGCCGCCGTCATCGGGGCACTGGCCGCGATCCTGATCGCGCCCCGCCTGTTCCTCAGCCCGACGATGATGACACCGATCCTGTTCTACGGCCTGGCAGCCGCAACGCTGGGGGGATGGGACAGTCCGCTCGGCGCGATCGTCGGCGGCCTCGCGGTCGGCGTCGCCGAGAGCCTGGGCGCCAGCTACCTCTCGTTTATTGGAGCCGACATGCGCATCGCAGTGCCGATCGCCCTGACGTTGATCATCCTGCTCGTGAAGCCCGTCGGCCTGTTCGGCTCCTACAAGGTGACAAAACTATGA
- a CDS encoding branched-chain amino acid ABC transporter permease, whose product MRDLFLSTAIKFGLFAIVAILIPVFAPAYALQQVAIAIAYAIAILGLNLLMGYAGQICLAQGTLFGVGAYVTAILNATYGVSPLATLPVAAAVSAAVGLVIGLPALRLQGLQLAIVTFGIAAAFPQLLLKLGSLTGGVSGLPVDAPETPGLMTDIPELWLYLISLACAGVGALLVFQILSGDTGRALRAQRDNPQIAQALGVNLTRARLWAFSISSALAGLGGAVFAIVSGFISPESFLAILSINIVIGSIVGGVTSIVGAFVGGLFMVFVPSWASDINLSLGNLIYGLALIFIMMVARNGITGFIEKWLSMIFRRAAG is encoded by the coding sequence ATGAGAGACTTATTCCTCTCAACCGCGATCAAGTTCGGTCTCTTCGCAATCGTGGCAATTCTGATCCCAGTCTTCGCCCCGGCCTACGCACTCCAGCAAGTGGCCATCGCGATCGCCTATGCCATCGCGATCCTGGGACTGAACCTGCTGATGGGATATGCCGGGCAGATTTGCCTTGCCCAAGGAACGCTGTTCGGCGTCGGCGCCTATGTCACCGCGATCCTGAACGCCACCTACGGCGTTTCCCCGCTGGCTACGCTACCGGTCGCAGCTGCGGTCTCGGCCGCAGTCGGGCTGGTGATCGGCCTGCCGGCGCTCAGACTGCAAGGTCTGCAGCTGGCCATCGTCACTTTCGGCATAGCGGCTGCGTTCCCGCAGCTGCTCCTCAAGCTGGGAAGCCTGACCGGCGGCGTATCCGGGCTTCCCGTCGACGCTCCCGAAACGCCGGGCTTGATGACGGACATTCCGGAGCTGTGGCTTTATCTCATCTCGCTTGCGTGTGCGGGCGTCGGTGCTTTGCTCGTCTTCCAAATACTGTCCGGCGACACCGGCCGCGCGCTCAGGGCGCAGCGCGACAATCCTCAGATTGCCCAGGCGCTCGGTGTGAACCTGACGCGCGCCCGGCTTTGGGCGTTCTCGATCAGCTCGGCGCTTGCAGGACTGGGCGGGGCAGTGTTCGCCATCGTCAGTGGCTTCATCAGCCCGGAATCTTTCTTGGCGATCCTGTCCATCAACATCGTGATTGGCAGCATCGTCGGCGGCGTCACCAGCATCGTCGGCGCGTTCGTCGGCGGCCTGTTCATGGTTTTCGTCCCCAGCTGGGCATCCGACATCAACCTGAGCCTCGGCAACCTAATTTACGGCCTCGCGCTGATCTTCATCATGATGGTCGCACGCAACGGGATCACTGGCTTCATCGAGAAATGGCTTTCGATGATTTTTCGGAGGGCGGCTGGCTGA
- a CDS encoding ABC transporter substrate-binding protein, with translation MRLVTILRGCTMSLGAAVLLAASHASAADPSPGISDEAIKIGVTGPLTGPVAVVGGVAEGIRARIEQANAEGGVKMGDGKTRKVELVVEDDGLDPQRTLANVRKMVEKEKVFALVGTAATPNNLAIGRYITQKKVPNVFMYSGVVSLNAPEWEVGFVPSFSTEADAFAKYLENNKPDAKVAFLYLNTETGQTFMKAFDRAIEGSKITILERQPVTSQDPTVETQLSTLKASGADTLIIIAAPRQGGEAIRFQSESGWKPLTLVTNLSSAYPVLQSVGLENAKGIVTSDFLKPIISDQKSGDEGVDRYLDAIKAAKVNFVFANTIGQTGYAIGDTLIQSLEKLKEPTREELMKVVHNMDGWKNPLFFDGINITTKEGSDIYPVEALQLYQFDGQRYIPVGGVLDFEGTTHE, from the coding sequence ATGAGATTGGTCACTATTCTAAGGGGATGCACGATGAGCCTGGGCGCTGCCGTGTTGCTCGCAGCCTCCCACGCCAGTGCCGCGGATCCATCGCCGGGCATTAGCGACGAAGCGATCAAGATCGGTGTCACGGGTCCGCTGACGGGTCCGGTCGCCGTCGTCGGCGGCGTGGCCGAGGGCATCCGGGCGCGTATCGAGCAGGCGAACGCCGAAGGGGGCGTCAAGATGGGAGACGGCAAGACCCGCAAGGTCGAACTTGTCGTCGAGGACGACGGCCTTGATCCGCAGCGCACGCTGGCCAATGTCCGCAAAATGGTGGAGAAGGAAAAGGTCTTCGCGTTGGTCGGCACAGCCGCCACACCGAACAATCTCGCCATCGGACGCTACATCACCCAGAAGAAGGTTCCGAACGTCTTCATGTATTCCGGTGTCGTCTCCCTGAATGCTCCGGAGTGGGAGGTTGGCTTTGTACCGTCTTTCTCGACGGAGGCGGACGCGTTCGCTAAATATCTCGAAAACAACAAGCCTGACGCTAAAGTAGCCTTCCTGTACCTGAACACGGAAACTGGCCAGACCTTCATGAAAGCCTTCGACCGCGCGATCGAGGGATCGAAAATCACGATACTCGAACGTCAACCTGTGACATCACAGGACCCCACGGTGGAAACCCAACTCAGCACCTTGAAGGCATCCGGCGCTGACACCCTCATCATCATCGCTGCCCCTCGGCAGGGCGGTGAGGCCATCCGCTTCCAGTCCGAAAGCGGCTGGAAGCCGCTGACCCTGGTCACCAATCTATCGTCTGCCTATCCGGTCCTCCAGTCCGTCGGCCTGGAAAACGCCAAGGGCATCGTCACCTCGGATTTCCTGAAGCCGATCATCAGCGACCAGAAGTCTGGTGACGAAGGCGTCGACCGCTATCTCGATGCCATCAAAGCCGCCAAAGTGAACTTCGTCTTCGCCAATACGATCGGCCAAACCGGCTACGCGATCGGCGACACGCTCATCCAGTCGCTCGAAAAGCTCAAGGAGCCGACCCGAGAGGAGTTGATGAAGGTCGTCCACAACATGGATGGCTGGAAAAACCCGCTGTTCTTCGACGGCATCAACATCACGACCAAGGAAGGATCCGACATCTATCCAGTTGAAGCCCTTCAGCTTTACCAGTTCGACGGTCAGAGGTACATTCCTGTTGGCGGCGTTTTGGATTTTGAAGGAACTACACACGAGTAG
- a CDS encoding MurR/RpiR family transcriptional regulator, with translation MLKDRDRRPPETLQELKYLIAKRHIVFSNSVERVAKQIIERPEMIAFESAAAIARNCEVSQTTVHRLAHHIGFRTLREFRAMIRDHLRKTAENHR, from the coding sequence ATGCTAAAGGATCGAGACCGCCGTCCTCCCGAGACACTGCAGGAACTGAAATATCTGATCGCCAAAAGGCACATCGTCTTTTCCAACAGCGTTGAACGGGTCGCCAAGCAGATCATTGAGCGGCCGGAAATGATTGCATTCGAAAGTGCCGCTGCGATTGCGCGCAATTGCGAGGTTTCTCAAACGACAGTTCACCGACTTGCGCATCACATCGGATTTCGGACATTGCGCGAGTTTCGCGCGATGATAAGAGATCATCTTCGCAAGACTGCCGAAAATCACCGCTAA
- the iolG gene encoding inositol 2-dehydrogenase, which yields MIRFGVIGAGRIGKVHAATIAANPKAKLAYVADAFRASAEALAAQTDAEVANAEDVIRSSNVDAILIATPTPSHADLIEAAARAGKAILCEKPVSLSVERINACLDVVEKNKSTLMIGFNRRFDPNFASVEARLRRGDIGEIEIVTITSRDPAPPPADYVETSGGLFRDMMIHDFDMARFLMGEEFVVVNALGSSLVDKAIGAEGDVDTAAVQMQTASGRIAVITNSRRATYGYDQRIEVHGAAGMLAAKNIHATSVELSNAHGVCGDPVQYFFLERYAQAYANEINAFIDAVDTGNRSLSPGGRDGLQAQKLAEAATVSWQNGRPVQVD from the coding sequence ATGATCAGGTTTGGAGTCATCGGCGCCGGCCGGATAGGCAAGGTGCATGCCGCGACCATCGCGGCCAACCCAAAGGCGAAGCTCGCCTATGTGGCGGACGCCTTCAGGGCATCGGCTGAGGCGCTGGCGGCGCAGACGGACGCTGAGGTTGCCAACGCGGAAGATGTCATCAGATCCTCAAATGTCGACGCAATTCTGATTGCGACGCCGACACCCAGCCACGCCGATCTCATAGAGGCGGCCGCGAGAGCCGGCAAGGCAATCCTGTGCGAAAAGCCGGTCTCCCTGTCGGTCGAGCGCATCAATGCTTGCCTGGACGTCGTCGAGAAGAACAAGTCGACCCTGATGATCGGCTTCAATCGTCGGTTTGATCCCAACTTTGCCAGCGTGGAAGCGCGTCTGCGCCGCGGCGATATCGGCGAGATCGAGATCGTGACGATCACCAGCCGGGATCCCGCGCCGCCGCCGGCCGATTACGTCGAAACTTCCGGCGGGCTGTTCCGCGACATGATGATCCATGACTTCGACATGGCCCGCTTTCTCATGGGAGAGGAGTTCGTCGTCGTCAACGCACTTGGATCCTCGCTTGTCGACAAGGCGATCGGGGCCGAGGGCGATGTGGATACCGCAGCCGTGCAGATGCAGACGGCCTCTGGGCGCATCGCCGTCATCACCAATTCGCGCCGGGCGACTTACGGCTACGATCAACGCATCGAAGTTCATGGAGCTGCCGGCATGCTCGCGGCGAAGAACATCCACGCAACCAGCGTCGAGCTTTCCAACGCTCACGGCGTTTGCGGTGATCCTGTCCAATATTTCTTCCTCGAGCGCTACGCCCAGGCCTATGCCAACGAGATCAACGCCTTCATCGATGCAGTGGACACGGGCAATCGGTCACTAAGCCCTGGGGGACGTGATGGGCTCCAGGCCCAGAAGCTGGCGGAGGCGGCCACCGTGAGCTGGCAGAACGGCAGGCCGGTTCAGGTCGATTGA
- a CDS encoding TIM barrel protein: MNDGSSNASSPFTLAVCAEMVFKSLPVIDRLKRITELGFHAEIWDWTKHDIAVLARSGAAFSSMTGYVTGTLADDEGADELLRTAKQSIPIARQLNCPRLNLHGTGLDGQGLPVVKVDKVTGAMWLKAHDTLNRIADLGEKENVTFVLENLNEAVDHPKTPFAKAEDTLALISSVNRPSLKLNLDLYHAQIGEGNLIELCRRALPYIGEIQVADVPGRMEPGTGEINYKAIARALKDMGYRGTIGMEAWASGDDETALARFRDAFTV; this comes from the coding sequence ATGAACGATGGCTCGTCGAATGCCTCATCCCCCTTCACGCTCGCGGTCTGCGCCGAGATGGTCTTCAAGTCGCTTCCTGTCATCGACAGGCTGAAGCGCATCACCGAACTCGGTTTTCACGCCGAGATCTGGGACTGGACGAAACATGACATCGCCGTCCTTGCAAGATCCGGAGCGGCTTTCTCTTCGATGACGGGATATGTGACCGGCACGCTCGCCGACGACGAAGGTGCAGACGAATTGCTGCGAACTGCCAAGCAATCGATCCCGATCGCCAGGCAGCTCAATTGTCCCCGCCTCAACCTGCACGGGACCGGTCTCGACGGCCAGGGTCTGCCGGTGGTCAAGGTTGACAAGGTGACTGGCGCGATGTGGCTCAAGGCGCACGATACGCTTAACCGCATCGCCGACCTTGGCGAGAAGGAGAACGTCACCTTCGTGCTCGAAAACCTCAATGAAGCCGTCGACCACCCGAAGACCCCGTTTGCCAAGGCAGAAGACACGCTTGCCCTCATCTCGTCGGTAAACCGACCATCTCTGAAGCTCAATCTCGACCTCTATCACGCTCAGATCGGCGAGGGAAACCTGATCGAGCTGTGCCGGCGCGCGCTGCCCTATATCGGCGAAATCCAGGTCGCGGATGTTCCCGGCCGCATGGAACCGGGCACCGGAGAGATCAACTACAAGGCAATCGCCCGTGCGCTCAAGGACATGGGTTATCGCGGGACGATCGGCATGGAAGCCTGGGCCTCCGGCGATGACGAGACGGCGCTTGCCCGTTTCCGGGACGCTTTCACGGTTTGA
- a CDS encoding ATP-binding cassette domain-containing protein, giving the protein MADAKFQMPIIEVTDIIKHYGSVIALNGVSMQVSAGEVLCLLGDNGAGKSTLIKTLSGVVRPSGGVFRVEGKPVSFRSPRDALDAGIATVYQDLAMIPLMSITRNFFMGREPRKGFFPFRHLDLTHCNDVTREEMRKIGIDIRDPNQAVGTLSGGERQCVAIARAVYFGAKILILDEPTSALGVAQTSMVLKYIHQVRQNGLGVIFITHNVRHAYAVADRFTILNRGKTLGTFSKADIAMDELQNLMAGGKELQQLSAELGGTI; this is encoded by the coding sequence ATGGCTGATGCCAAGTTTCAAATGCCGATCATTGAAGTGACCGACATCATCAAGCACTACGGCTCCGTGATTGCGCTCAACGGCGTGTCGATGCAGGTCTCGGCTGGAGAGGTGCTTTGTCTCCTCGGAGACAATGGCGCGGGCAAATCCACTTTGATCAAGACGCTCTCCGGTGTCGTCCGTCCAAGCGGTGGTGTGTTTCGGGTGGAAGGCAAGCCGGTCAGTTTCCGCAGTCCGCGCGACGCGCTCGACGCGGGGATTGCGACCGTCTACCAGGATCTTGCAATGATCCCGCTGATGTCGATCACCCGTAACTTCTTCATGGGGCGGGAGCCTCGCAAAGGCTTCTTTCCTTTCCGTCACCTCGACCTCACGCACTGCAACGATGTCACACGTGAGGAGATGCGCAAGATCGGCATCGATATCCGCGATCCCAACCAGGCGGTCGGCACTCTGTCCGGCGGCGAACGCCAATGCGTTGCGATTGCGCGCGCGGTCTACTTCGGTGCAAAGATCCTCATTCTCGACGAGCCGACCTCGGCGCTCGGCGTGGCGCAAACCTCGATGGTGCTGAAATACATTCACCAGGTCCGACAGAACGGATTGGGCGTCATTTTCATCACCCACAATGTCCGCCATGCCTATGCGGTGGCGGACCGCTTCACCATCCTCAATCGCGGCAAGACACTTGGCACCTTTTCCAAGGCAGACATCGCGATGGACGAGCTTCAGAACCTCATGGCCGGCGGCAAGGAACTGCAGCAGTTGTCCGCAGAGCTCGGCGGTACGATATAG
- a CDS encoding ABC transporter permease, translating into MASLEQRTAAASKADERVKQVSFLTQMMRRPELGAVAGLVLVIVFFFITADRTMFSLSGLMTIMAPASQLGILAIAAALLMIGGEFDLSIGSMVAFAGLIFGVILTNFGQPLSVAIVMTMLFAAFMGAINGQIVIHTRLPSFIVTLAFLFILRGLTLVGLKWATGGSTQLRGIGERVQDSPLRSLFSGDALKGVFVWLADHDLIDKFPNGMPKVSGIPVSVLWFAAIALAATWVLLRTRTGNWIFAAGGDPNAARNSGVPVHRVKTGLFALTACAAALVAIITVLDAGSTDARRGFQKEFEAIIAAVIGGCLLTGGYGSAIGAFFGAIIFGLVSIGLTYTKFDSDWFQVFLGSMLLLAVLFNNFIRRKVTGER; encoded by the coding sequence ATGGCTTCGCTTGAGCAGAGAACGGCGGCCGCGTCGAAGGCAGATGAGCGTGTCAAACAGGTGAGCTTTCTGACGCAAATGATGCGGCGGCCAGAGCTCGGTGCCGTGGCTGGCCTTGTTCTCGTCATCGTCTTTTTCTTCATCACCGCCGACCGCACCATGTTCTCGCTTTCCGGCCTGATGACCATCATGGCGCCGGCATCGCAATTGGGTATCCTGGCCATTGCGGCGGCCCTTCTGATGATAGGCGGCGAGTTTGATCTTTCGATCGGCTCGATGGTGGCCTTTGCGGGATTGATTTTCGGTGTCATCCTCACGAATTTTGGTCAGCCGCTTTCGGTTGCCATCGTCATGACGATGCTCTTTGCCGCGTTCATGGGGGCGATCAACGGACAGATCGTCATCCACACGCGCCTTCCGTCCTTCATCGTGACCCTGGCATTCCTCTTCATTCTCCGCGGCTTGACGCTCGTCGGCCTCAAATGGGCGACAGGGGGCTCGACACAGCTTCGTGGCATTGGCGAACGTGTCCAGGACAGCCCGCTGCGTAGCCTCTTTTCCGGCGATGCCCTTAAGGGCGTATTTGTCTGGCTCGCGGATCACGATCTGATCGACAAGTTTCCCAATGGCATGCCGAAGGTCTCGGGCATCCCGGTCTCCGTATTGTGGTTCGCCGCGATTGCCCTGGCCGCGACGTGGGTCCTCTTGCGCACCCGTACCGGCAACTGGATCTTTGCCGCCGGTGGTGATCCCAATGCGGCGAGAAATTCCGGCGTCCCGGTCCACAGGGTCAAGACCGGCCTGTTTGCGCTGACGGCATGTGCGGCGGCTCTGGTTGCCATCATCACCGTGCTCGATGCCGGCTCGACCGACGCCAGGCGCGGCTTTCAGAAGGAATTCGAAGCGATCATAGCCGCGGTCATTGGCGGGTGCTTGCTGACTGGCGGCTACGGTTCGGCGATCGGCGCCTTCTTCGGAGCGATCATCTTCGGCTTGGTTTCGATCGGCCTGACCTACACCAAGTTCGACTCCGACTGGTTTCAAGTCTTTCTGGGGTCGATGCTGCTGCTGGCCGTTCTTTTCAACAATTTCATCCGCCGCAAGGTTACCGGGGAGCGCTGA
- a CDS encoding sugar ABC transporter substrate-binding protein, with amino-acid sequence MKFGLKSLLAGAAVAAALMCTTAIANAADTRIVAVTHGQANDPFWSVVKNGVGAAAKDMGASVDYRAPETFDMVSMGQLIDAAVNQKPDGLIISIPDASALGPSIKKAVAAGIPVISINSGSDVSKELGALLHVGQDEYTAGKAAGAKLQELGGKEGLCVNQEVGNVALDLRCKGFADGFGGKVTVLPVSNDPADVRAKVKAALSSNSAVDTVMALGAGTAGEPSLAAVEDVGMAGKIKVATFDLSADFLKAVADGKAAFAIDQQQFLQGYLPVVFLANYAKYGLMPGGNVPSGPNLITKDKAAQVVDLSAKGIR; translated from the coding sequence TGTGCACTACGGCAATCGCCAATGCCGCAGACACTCGCATTGTTGCCGTCACCCACGGCCAAGCCAATGATCCGTTCTGGTCCGTCGTCAAGAACGGCGTCGGCGCAGCGGCGAAGGACATGGGTGCCAGCGTCGACTATCGCGCTCCTGAAACCTTCGACATGGTGTCGATGGGGCAGCTCATCGATGCTGCCGTCAATCAGAAGCCTGATGGGCTTATCATCTCCATTCCTGATGCCTCGGCGCTCGGACCGTCCATCAAGAAGGCTGTCGCCGCCGGCATCCCTGTGATTTCCATCAACTCCGGTTCCGACGTTTCCAAGGAGCTGGGAGCGCTTCTGCATGTCGGTCAGGACGAATATACCGCCGGCAAGGCCGCTGGCGCGAAGTTGCAGGAGCTTGGCGGCAAGGAAGGCCTGTGCGTGAACCAGGAGGTCGGCAATGTAGCGCTCGACCTGCGCTGCAAGGGCTTTGCCGATGGTTTCGGCGGCAAGGTCACGGTCCTGCCCGTCAGCAACGATCCGGCAGATGTCCGCGCCAAGGTCAAGGCGGCGCTCAGTTCCAATTCGGCTGTCGACACCGTCATGGCGCTGGGTGCCGGAACGGCTGGCGAACCGTCGCTCGCGGCCGTCGAAGATGTCGGCATGGCCGGCAAGATCAAGGTTGCGACATTCGACCTTTCGGCCGATTTCCTGAAGGCCGTGGCCGACGGCAAGGCAGCCTTTGCGATCGATCAGCAGCAGTTCCTGCAGGGCTATCTGCCCGTCGTCTTTCTGGCCAACTATGCCAAATACGGGCTTATGCCGGGGGGTAATGTTCCATCCGGCCCGAACCTTATCACCAAGGACAAAGCCGCCCAGGTCGTGGATCTTTCCGCCAAGGGCATCCGCTGA